One genomic window of Corallococcus caeni includes the following:
- a CDS encoding class I SAM-dependent methyltransferase, with the protein MRLLPRLHLFEFLDQPWLPALLRRGEVDYLHVVLDRTRPYDAVAPQLGELLRMTGTNRIIDLCSGTGGPWRTLLPVLRKAHPEAEVVLTDLHPTPVPELPEGAQYRDTPVDVTRIPEELTGLRTLFEALHHFRPKQARAVLADAASRGVPIAAFELTQRSLPYVLIQLLLIIPLVWGFTPLIRPVRWWRLLLTYLVPIIPLLILWDGVVSSLRTYAPEDLEELTEGLDANGYRWHSGVHRAQGMTITYLLGLPRRRF; encoded by the coding sequence ATGCGACTGCTCCCCCGCCTCCACCTCTTCGAGTTCCTCGACCAGCCGTGGCTGCCCGCGCTGTTGCGCCGGGGCGAGGTCGACTACCTGCACGTCGTGCTGGACCGGACGCGGCCCTATGACGCCGTGGCCCCGCAGCTGGGGGAGCTGCTGCGCATGACCGGCACGAACCGGATCATCGACCTGTGCTCCGGCACGGGCGGCCCCTGGCGCACGCTGCTCCCGGTGCTGCGCAAGGCGCATCCCGAGGCCGAGGTCGTGCTCACGGACCTCCACCCCACCCCGGTGCCGGAGCTGCCCGAGGGCGCGCAGTACCGCGACACCCCGGTCGACGTCACCCGCATCCCGGAGGAGCTGACGGGGCTGCGCACCCTCTTCGAGGCGTTGCATCACTTCCGCCCGAAGCAGGCGCGCGCCGTGCTCGCGGACGCCGCCTCGCGCGGAGTGCCCATCGCCGCCTTCGAGCTCACGCAGCGCTCCCTGCCCTACGTCCTCATCCAGCTGCTGCTCATCATCCCCCTGGTGTGGGGCTTCACCCCGCTCATCCGCCCGGTGCGCTGGTGGCGGCTGCTGCTCACCTACCTGGTGCCCATCATCCCCCTGCTCATCCTCTGGGATGGCGTCGTGTCGTCGCTGCGGACCTACGCGCCGGAGGACCTGGAGGAGCTGACGGAGGGGCTCGATGCCAATGGCTACCGCTGGCACAGCGGCGTCCATCGCGCGCAGGGAATGACCATCACCTACCTCCTCGGGCTGCCTCGGCGCCGGTTCTGA
- a CDS encoding peptidase domain-containing ABC transporter, giving the protein MQAEGSPGLRQSARYLAALLRLLKPAWGSLARSALLGPVITLLCLIPPFLTRLLFDHVSSPQDLGLLHVLVLSILAASVAAALAETLLGYYSAYLTVKLESSSALYLFNHLQHLPDRFFSRRQVGELTSRFDDAKAGMALVLGLLRLVFSQLTFLLVIPFTLASLHWELALAALATLPFVVAVPLFMGRAMGSAWQEVMGVHGALSALQVETLRQSRTTKVLALEPFVYQRAAGLMRSVLRAHLRAHGVEGLLRLFERSVEAAQTALFTWLGWRLILQGKLTLGGFVAFVAYAAYLRGPVIEAIAFVTSLQQRGVHLRRFFEYLHETPEQDPARSLTAPAPLGQRLSGGVELEAVSFGYLPEQDVLREVSARVPPGAVVTIVGSSGSGKTTLARLLTRLEEPGRGRVLYDGQDARTLELSDLRRQLAVVWQDVELYHGTVRDNLTLGLSDVSEEDLRQAVRLCALEPVLAALPQGYDTPVAEAGASLSGGQRQRLALARAVLRDAPVLLLDEATSQLDVETESAIVRGLLARARERGQTVLFITHRLANAPLADEVWMLAGGRLVGRGPHAELLARCAPYQRLFRAGMGEADAA; this is encoded by the coding sequence ATGCAGGCGGAAGGCTCCCCCGGGCTGCGGCAGTCGGCGCGCTACCTGGCCGCGCTGCTGCGGCTGCTCAAGCCCGCGTGGGGCTCGCTCGCGAGGAGCGCGCTCCTGGGTCCGGTCATCACGCTGCTCTGCCTGATTCCGCCCTTCCTCACGCGGCTCTTGTTCGACCACGTGTCGTCGCCGCAGGACCTGGGGCTCCTGCACGTGCTGGTGCTGAGCATCCTCGCCGCGTCGGTGGCGGCGGCGCTCGCGGAGACGCTGCTGGGCTATTACTCCGCGTACCTGACCGTGAAGCTGGAGAGCTCCTCGGCGCTCTACCTCTTCAACCACCTGCAGCACCTGCCGGACCGCTTCTTCTCCCGGCGTCAGGTGGGGGAGCTCACCAGCCGCTTCGATGACGCGAAGGCGGGCATGGCCCTGGTGCTGGGGCTGCTCCGGCTCGTCTTCTCGCAGCTCACCTTCCTGCTCGTCATCCCGTTCACGCTCGCGTCGCTCCACTGGGAGCTGGCGCTGGCGGCCCTGGCCACGCTGCCCTTCGTGGTGGCGGTGCCGCTGTTCATGGGGCGCGCCATGGGCAGCGCGTGGCAGGAGGTGATGGGTGTGCACGGTGCGCTCAGCGCGCTCCAGGTGGAGACGCTGCGGCAGAGCCGCACGACGAAGGTGCTGGCGCTGGAGCCGTTCGTCTACCAGCGCGCGGCGGGGCTCATGCGGTCCGTGCTGCGGGCGCACCTGCGGGCCCATGGGGTGGAGGGGCTGCTGCGGCTGTTCGAGCGCTCGGTGGAGGCCGCGCAGACGGCGCTGTTCACCTGGCTGGGCTGGCGGCTCATCCTCCAGGGCAAGCTGACGCTGGGCGGCTTCGTGGCCTTCGTGGCGTATGCCGCGTACCTGCGCGGGCCGGTCATCGAGGCCATCGCCTTCGTCACCAGCCTCCAGCAGCGCGGCGTGCACCTGCGCCGCTTCTTCGAGTACCTGCACGAGACGCCGGAGCAGGACCCGGCCCGCTCGCTGACGGCCCCGGCCCCGCTGGGACAGCGGCTCTCCGGAGGGGTGGAGCTGGAGGCCGTGTCCTTCGGCTACCTGCCGGAGCAGGACGTGCTGCGCGAGGTGAGCGCGCGCGTCCCGCCCGGCGCGGTGGTGACCATCGTCGGCTCCAGCGGCTCCGGCAAGACGACGCTCGCGCGGCTGCTGACGCGGCTGGAGGAGCCGGGCCGGGGGCGCGTGCTGTACGACGGGCAGGACGCGCGGACGCTGGAGCTGTCCGACCTGCGCCGGCAGCTCGCGGTGGTGTGGCAGGACGTGGAGCTGTACCACGGCACCGTGCGCGACAACCTCACCCTGGGCCTGTCCGACGTGAGCGAGGAGGACCTGCGGCAGGCGGTGCGGCTGTGCGCGCTGGAGCCCGTCCTCGCGGCGCTGCCCCAGGGCTACGACACGCCGGTGGCCGAGGCGGGCGCCAGCCTCTCCGGCGGACAGCGGCAGCGGCTGGCGTTGGCCCGGGCGGTGCTCCGCGACGCGCCGGTGCTGCTACTGGACGAAGCCACCTCGCAGCTCGACGTGGAGACGGAGTCCGCCATCGTGAGGGGGCTGCTCGCGCGGGCCCGGGAGCGTGGACAGACGGTGCTGTTCATCACGCACCGGCTGGCCAACGCGCCGCTGGCCGACGAGGTGTGGATGCTCGCCGGAGGACGGCTGGTGGGCCGGGGTCCGCACGCGGAACTGCTCGCGCGCTGCGCGCCGTACCAGCGGCTGTTCCGCGCGGGCATGGGCGAGGCGGACGCCGCCTAG
- a CDS encoding ABC transporter permease — translation MNSLLNILWLGLKELRSLLSDAVLVVFVVYAFTLAIYVQATGTSSEVNNASIAFADEDGSALSKELLNAFYPPRFKVPELISPDAVQGDMDRGRFMFVVVIPPRFEHDLRAGRNPDIQVNIDATAMQQAGIGSGYIKNIINDRIASFLKRTEETGPKPVNLIVRKLFNPNGVSSWFKSVVAIINQITLLTVVLTGAAVIREREHGTLEHLLVMPLTSFEIAMAKVWANGLVILVATAASLLLVVHMVLKVPFAGSVVLWFVGVVLYLFFATALGIFLGTISRSMAQFALLIILVVLVLMLLSGGSTPVESQPKWLQYVTYLLPARHFVSFSQVIIYRGGGLWAVWRQFLMVSAVGVGFFVYSLALFRKSIAVSK, via the coding sequence GTGAACTCGCTGCTGAACATCCTCTGGCTCGGGCTGAAGGAGCTGCGCAGCCTGCTCAGCGACGCGGTGCTGGTCGTGTTCGTCGTGTATGCGTTCACGCTGGCCATCTATGTCCAGGCCACGGGGACCTCGAGCGAGGTGAACAACGCCTCGATTGCCTTCGCGGACGAGGACGGGTCCGCGTTGTCCAAGGAGCTGCTCAACGCCTTCTATCCTCCCCGCTTCAAGGTGCCGGAGCTCATCTCCCCGGATGCGGTCCAGGGGGACATGGACCGGGGCCGGTTCATGTTCGTCGTCGTGATTCCGCCCCGCTTCGAGCACGACCTCCGCGCGGGGCGCAACCCGGATATCCAGGTGAACATCGACGCGACCGCCATGCAGCAGGCGGGCATCGGCTCCGGCTACATCAAGAACATCATCAACGACCGGATCGCCTCCTTCCTCAAGCGCACGGAGGAGACGGGACCGAAGCCCGTCAACCTGATCGTCCGCAAGCTCTTCAACCCCAACGGGGTCTCGTCCTGGTTCAAGAGCGTGGTGGCCATCATCAACCAGATAACCCTGCTGACGGTCGTCCTGACGGGCGCGGCGGTCATCCGTGAGCGTGAGCACGGGACGCTGGAGCACCTGCTCGTGATGCCGCTGACCTCGTTCGAGATCGCGATGGCGAAGGTCTGGGCCAACGGGCTGGTCATCCTGGTGGCGACCGCGGCTTCGCTCCTGCTGGTCGTGCACATGGTGCTGAAGGTGCCGTTCGCCGGCTCGGTGGTGCTGTGGTTCGTGGGCGTCGTGCTCTACCTGTTCTTCGCCACGGCGCTCGGCATCTTCCTGGGGACCATCTCCCGCTCGATGGCGCAGTTCGCGCTGCTCATCATCCTGGTGGTGCTCGTGCTGATGCTGCTGTCGGGCGGGAGCACGCCCGTGGAGAGTCAGCCGAAGTGGCTGCAGTACGTGACGTACCTCCTGCCCGCCCGGCACTTCGTCAGCTTCTCGCAGGTCATCATCTACCGGGGCGGAGGACTCTGGGCCGTCTGGCGCCAGTTCCTGATGGTGAGCGCGGTGGGCGTGGGGTTCTTCGTCTACAGCCTGGCGCTCTTCCGCAAGTCCATCGCGGTGAGCAAGTAG
- a CDS encoding S8/S53 family peptidase, giving the protein MKKVGIIDSGVEVAFLREHSLRLAGAASFTLDLDAQVLEARVYEREELEAWRAGASALDLEDTHGHGTAVLSILHDQVRPWPDVELYVARVLDQNVRGHSLCLVEALGWMLDEVGVDVLNLSLGTTHRALEAPMREVTDRAAARGAIIASAAGGVPTLPSQLESVVSVGDPALMERVGADVKVDHVVKEREVRLYMGGRWMQVPMTTSFACPVAVAGVLRDGPPPAWRRKQG; this is encoded by the coding sequence GTGAAGAAGGTGGGCATCATCGACAGCGGCGTGGAGGTGGCCTTCCTGCGCGAGCACTCGCTGCGGCTCGCGGGAGCGGCCTCCTTCACGCTCGACCTGGACGCGCAGGTGCTGGAGGCGCGCGTCTACGAACGGGAGGAGCTGGAGGCGTGGCGGGCCGGCGCGAGCGCGCTGGACCTGGAGGACACGCACGGACACGGCACGGCCGTGCTGAGCATCCTCCACGACCAGGTCCGTCCCTGGCCGGACGTGGAGCTCTACGTGGCCCGCGTCCTCGACCAGAACGTGCGCGGGCACTCGCTGTGCCTCGTGGAGGCGCTGGGGTGGATGCTGGATGAGGTGGGCGTGGACGTGCTCAACCTGAGCCTGGGCACGACCCACCGCGCGCTGGAGGCGCCCATGCGCGAAGTCACGGACCGCGCGGCGGCACGGGGCGCCATCATCGCCAGCGCCGCGGGCGGAGTGCCCACCCTGCCCTCGCAGCTGGAGTCGGTGGTGTCCGTGGGCGACCCCGCCCTCATGGAGCGCGTGGGCGCGGACGTGAAGGTGGACCACGTCGTGAAGGAGCGGGAGGTGAGGCTCTACATGGGCGGCCGCTGGATGCAGGTTCCCATGACGACCAGCTTCGCCTGCCCGGTGGCGGTGGCCGGGGTGCTGCGCGACGGCCCTCCACCGGCCTGGCGGCGCAAGCAGGGCTGA
- a CDS encoding class I SAM-dependent methyltransferase: MPSDLLEISDLIVDYDVATLQPRPVSRSAVVARLEANGQRSAARLVRRIPASNDTLDAEACNLALLRSHIELQRLSEEFLQADRLRCVLLPLLQALRDAGVKPPLRIVDVGCGLGYVVRSLAAHGRLGRDVEIIGCDMNVTLIENARRLAEEESLSCELKVANAFQLEQPGHVFISTGVLHHFRGDDLNAFFAGQRQGHAFVHYDIQHSVLSPWGSWMFHQARMREPLARHDGVVSARRVHSTQTLLSAARTETGFTCASLDGARNLLGAVLRPMTATVGTRAELWEPLLRHLGPLRARLGPAR, translated from the coding sequence ATGCCCTCCGACCTGCTGGAAATCTCAGACCTCATCGTCGACTACGACGTCGCGACGCTCCAGCCCCGGCCGGTGTCCCGCTCCGCGGTGGTGGCCCGGCTCGAGGCGAACGGGCAGCGCTCCGCCGCGCGGCTCGTGCGGCGGATTCCCGCTTCCAATGACACGCTCGACGCCGAGGCCTGCAACCTGGCCCTGCTACGCTCGCACATCGAGCTGCAGCGACTGAGCGAGGAGTTCCTGCAGGCGGACCGTCTCCGCTGCGTGCTGCTGCCCCTGCTGCAAGCGCTGCGCGACGCCGGCGTGAAGCCTCCGCTGCGCATCGTCGACGTCGGCTGTGGGCTCGGCTACGTCGTCCGCTCGCTCGCGGCGCATGGGCGGCTGGGGCGCGACGTTGAAATCATCGGCTGCGACATGAACGTGACGCTGATCGAGAACGCCCGGCGGCTCGCGGAGGAGGAATCCCTCTCATGCGAGCTCAAGGTCGCGAACGCGTTCCAGTTGGAGCAGCCCGGCCACGTCTTCATCTCCACGGGCGTCCTGCATCACTTTCGTGGAGACGACCTGAACGCGTTCTTCGCCGGCCAGCGGCAGGGGCACGCCTTCGTCCACTACGACATCCAGCACTCGGTGCTCTCGCCCTGGGGGTCGTGGATGTTCCACCAGGCCCGCATGCGGGAGCCGCTCGCGCGCCACGATGGCGTGGTCTCCGCACGGCGCGTTCATTCCACGCAGACGCTGCTGTCGGCGGCCCGCACGGAGACCGGGTTCACCTGCGCGTCCCTGGACGGCGCCCGGAACCTCCTCGGCGCGGTGCTGCGGCCCATGACCGCCACGGTTGGAACCCGCGCGGAGCTGTGGGAGCCGCTCCTGCGGCACCTGGGACCGCTGCGCGCACGGCTGGGGCCTGCCCGATGA
- a CDS encoding ice-binding family protein encodes MATAPSLGTAQSFAVLGASTVTNTGPTVVTGDLGVSPGTAITGFPPGIVVGGTIHAADAVAAQAQSDTTTAYNNLAGQPCDFTLPSAELGGLTLAPGVYCFGSASAQLTGALTLDAMGNPNAVWVFKIASTLTTASNSSVLLINGAQACNVFWQVGSSATIGTGSTFVGNILALTSITLTTDATVAGRALARNGAVTLDSNEVTISSCAGPVTPLPPTLGKAFSPATINAGGISTLTITLSNPDPTVATLTSPLVDTLPAGVTVAGPATTTCGGVVTTTASSVTLTGGAIPANGSCTVTVPVTAAAGGNYINSLAAGALQTGNGNNAAPAAATLTVTQPAIAPTVGKAFSPATINAGGSSTLTITLSNASATPAVLTAPLVDTLPAGVTVAGPATTTCGGVVTTTASSVTLTGGAIPANGSCTVTVPVTAAAGGNYINSIAAGALQTGNGSNAAPAIATLTVNAPAGGAPTLGKAFSPATINAGGVSILTITLSNTSATPAVLTAPLVDTLPAGVTVAGPASTTCGGVVTTTASTVTLTGGTIPANGSCTVTVPVTAPAGGSFVNSLPAGALQTNQGNNAAPVIATLTVNPPAGGTPTLGKAFSPATINAGGVSILTITLSNTSATPAVLTAPLVDTLPAGVTVAGPATTTCNGTVTTTASTVTLTGGTIPANGSCTVTVPVTAPAGGSFINSLAAGALQTNQGNNVAPVIATLTVNAPAGGAPTLGKAFSPATISPGGISTLTITLSNTSATPAVLTAPLVDTLPAGVTVAGPASTTCGGTVTTTASTVTLTGGTIPANGSCTVTVPVTAPAGGNYINSLAAGALQTGNGSNTAPAIATLTVTIPSAVTLGKAFSPATIKAGGTSTLTITLSNFNNAMPAILTAPLVDTLPAGVTVAGPGSTTCGGLVTTTASTVTLTGGAIPANGSCTVTVPVTAPVAGNYVNALLAGDLRTNQGNNAAPAVATLTVVPMQGGGGKAPTVQKSFNPSTIGTGGVSTLVITLTNPNATPAVLTAPLKDVLPDGLYVHGNANNTCGGVVTATPGSSLVVLTGGAIPANGSCTVTVDVTAKKEGSYCNVIPKGALQTDKGSNKSPAEATLTVKQGMKVPPRLAKSFSPSSIKQGKTSLLTITLSNPNGKPASLTSSLDDVFPDGMIAAGNATTTCGGSLMAYWGSSKVVMWGGSIPANGSCTVKVEVTTDCKGQFRNKIHAGALETNLGSNPYPAEATLTVN; translated from the coding sequence GTGGCCACTGCCCCGTCGCTGGGCACGGCCCAGAGCTTCGCCGTGCTGGGCGCTTCAACGGTGACCAACACCGGTCCGACCGTCGTCACGGGAGACCTGGGCGTCAGCCCAGGCACCGCGATCACCGGCTTTCCTCCGGGGATCGTGGTCGGAGGGACGATCCACGCGGCTGATGCGGTGGCGGCCCAGGCCCAGAGCGACACCACGACTGCGTACAACAACCTGGCAGGGCAGCCCTGTGACTTCACGCTTCCGTCCGCGGAGCTCGGGGGACTGACGCTCGCGCCGGGCGTCTACTGTTTCGGATCGGCCTCGGCCCAGCTCACCGGCGCGCTCACGCTCGACGCCATGGGCAACCCCAACGCCGTCTGGGTGTTCAAGATCGCGAGCACCCTGACCACGGCCAGCAACTCGTCCGTGCTGCTGATCAATGGCGCGCAGGCCTGCAACGTCTTCTGGCAGGTCGGAAGCTCCGCGACCATCGGTACGGGTTCGACCTTCGTCGGGAACATCCTCGCGCTCACGAGCATCACCCTGACGACCGACGCGACCGTCGCCGGCAGGGCCCTGGCGCGCAATGGCGCGGTCACGCTGGACTCCAACGAGGTCACCATCTCCTCGTGTGCTGGCCCGGTCACGCCCCTGCCTCCCACCCTGGGCAAGGCCTTCAGCCCGGCCACCATCAACGCGGGTGGGATTTCGACCCTCACCATCACCTTGAGCAACCCGGACCCCACGGTGGCCACCCTCACGTCGCCGCTCGTCGACACGCTGCCCGCGGGAGTGACGGTGGCGGGCCCGGCCACCACCACGTGTGGCGGGGTCGTCACCACCACCGCTTCGTCGGTGACGCTGACGGGGGGCGCCATCCCGGCCAACGGTTCCTGCACCGTGACGGTGCCGGTCACCGCGGCCGCTGGCGGCAACTACATCAATTCGCTCGCCGCCGGTGCGCTGCAGACCGGCAACGGGAACAACGCCGCTCCGGCCGCCGCGACCCTGACGGTGACCCAGCCCGCGATCGCGCCCACGGTCGGCAAGGCCTTCAGCCCGGCCACCATCAACGCGGGCGGTAGCTCGACCCTCACCATCACCTTGAGCAATGCCAGCGCCACGCCCGCAGTCCTGACGGCGCCGCTCGTGGATACGTTGCCCGCGGGCGTGACGGTGGCGGGCCCGGCCACCACCACGTGCGGCGGGGTCGTCACCACCACCGCTTCGTCGGTGACGCTGACGGGGGGCGCCATTCCCGCCAACGGTTCCTGCACCGTGACGGTGCCGGTCACCGCGGCCGCTGGCGGCAACTACATCAACTCGATCGCCGCCGGTGCGCTGCAGACCGGCAACGGGAGCAATGCCGCTCCGGCCATCGCGACCCTGACCGTCAATGCCCCGGCCGGGGGCGCGCCGACGCTCGGCAAGGCCTTCAGCCCGGCCACCATCAACGCGGGCGGCGTTTCGATCCTCACCATCACCCTGAGCAACACCAGCGCCACGCCCGCGGTCCTGACGGCGCCGCTCGTGGATACGTTGCCCGCGGGCGTGACGGTGGCGGGCCCGGCCAGCACCACGTGTGGCGGGGTCGTCACCACCACCGCTTCGACGGTGACGCTGACCGGCGGCACGATTCCGGCCAACGGCTCCTGCACCGTGACGGTGCCGGTGACGGCGCCCGCCGGGGGCAGCTTCGTCAACTCGCTGCCTGCTGGCGCCCTGCAGACCAACCAGGGCAACAACGCCGCTCCGGTCATCGCGACCCTGACCGTCAATCCCCCGGCCGGGGGCACGCCGACGCTCGGCAAGGCCTTCAGCCCGGCCACCATCAACGCGGGCGGCGTTTCGATCCTCACCATCACCCTGAGCAACACCAGCGCCACGCCCGCGGTCCTGACGGCGCCGCTCGTGGATACGTTGCCCGCGGGCGTGACGGTGGCGGGCCCGGCCACCACCACGTGCAATGGGACCGTCACCACCACCGCTTCGACGGTGACGCTGACCGGCGGCACGATTCCGGCCAACGGTTCGTGCACCGTGACGGTGCCGGTGACGGCGCCCGCCGGGGGCAGCTTCATCAACTCGCTGGCCGCTGGCGCCCTGCAGACCAACCAGGGCAACAACGTCGCTCCGGTCATCGCGACCCTGACCGTCAATGCTCCGGCCGGGGGCGCGCCGACGCTCGGCAAGGCCTTCAGCCCGGCCACCATCAGCCCGGGGGGCATCTCCACCCTCACCATCACCCTGAGCAACACCAGCGCCACGCCCGCGGTCCTGACGGCGCCGCTCGTGGATACGTTGCCCGCGGGCGTGACGGTGGCGGGCCCGGCCAGCACCACGTGCGGCGGGACCGTCACCACCACGGCTTCGACGGTGACGCTGACCGGCGGCACGATTCCAGCCAACGGCTCCTGCACCGTGACGGTGCCGGTGACGGCGCCTGCTGGCGGCAACTACATCAACTCGCTGGCCGCTGGCGCGCTGCAGACCGGCAATGGGAGCAATACCGCTCCGGCCATCGCGACCCTGACGGTGACCATCCCCTCGGCCGTCACGCTCGGCAAGGCCTTCAGCCCGGCCACCATCAAGGCGGGCGGCACTTCGACCCTGACCATCACCTTGAGCAACTTCAACAACGCGATGCCCGCCATCCTGACGGCGCCGCTCGTGGACACGCTGCCCGCGGGGGTGACGGTCGCCGGTCCGGGTTCCACCACGTGCGGCGGCCTGGTCACGACCACCGCTTCGACGGTGACGTTGACGGGGGGCGCGATCCCGGCCAACGGGTCCTGCACCGTGACGGTGCCGGTCACCGCGCCGGTTGCCGGCAACTATGTGAACGCGCTGCTCGCAGGCGACCTGCGGACCAACCAGGGCAACAACGCCGCCCCTGCCGTCGCGACCCTGACCGTCGTCCCCATGCAGGGGGGCGGGGGCAAGGCGCCCACGGTCCAGAAGTCCTTCAACCCCTCCACCATCGGAACGGGGGGCGTCTCGACCCTGGTCATCACGCTGACCAACCCGAACGCCACGCCCGCGGTCCTGACGGCGCCGCTCAAGGACGTCCTGCCTGACGGCCTGTATGTCCATGGCAACGCGAACAACACCTGCGGAGGCGTGGTCACGGCCACCCCGGGCAGCTCGCTGGTGGTGCTCACCGGCGGCGCGATCCCGGCCAACGGCTCCTGCACGGTGACCGTGGACGTGACCGCGAAGAAGGAGGGCAGTTACTGCAACGTGATTCCGAAGGGGGCCCTGCAGACCGACAAGGGCAGCAACAAGTCACCTGCGGAAGCCACCTTGACCGTCAAGCAGGGCATGAAGGTCCCGCCCAGGCTCGCCAAGTCCTTCAGCCCGTCCTCCATCAAGCAAGGCAAGACCTCCCTGCTCACCATCACGTTGAGCAACCCGAACGGCAAGCCCGCCTCCCTGACCTCGTCGCTCGACGACGTCTTCCCCGACGGGATGATCGCGGCCGGCAATGCCACCACCACGTGCGGCGGGTCCCTCATGGCCTACTGGGGCAGCTCGAAGGTGGTCATGTGGGGCGGCTCGATCCCCGCCAATGGTTCATGCACGGTGAAGGTGGAGGTCACCACCGATTGCAAGGGCCAGTTCCGCAACAAGATTCACGCCGGCGCCCTGGAGACCAACCTGGGCAGCAATCCCTACCCGGCTGAAGCCACCCTGACCGTCAACTGA